A single region of the Rhipicephalus microplus isolate Deutch F79 chromosome 10, USDA_Rmic, whole genome shotgun sequence genome encodes:
- the LOC119165132 gene encoding uncharacterized protein LOC119165132 isoform X1: protein MASGADGSAADFRDFLNRACQFVFGEVYRYSPAVRIVRDAVNPMEFYDEEDFSFRFRFTKASVIAIMSKLQLKKNMDRRGTPLPPLLKVLITLRFYGTGAMQTVVGDLVRVSQQYVSRCVWEITQIICLRLFPKYV, encoded by the coding sequence ATGGCGTCGGGGGCAGACGGGAGTGCGGCTGACTTCAGGGATTTCTTGAACCGTGCTTGTCAATTCGTCTTCGGAGAGGTCTACCGGTATTCACCGGCAGTGAGGATAGTTCGCGATGCGGTCAACCCCATGGAATTCTACGATGAAGAAGATTTTTCATTCAGGTTTCGTTTCACCAAGGCGTCTGTCATTGCAATCATGTCGAAACTGCAGTTGAAAAAGAACATGGACCGAAGGGGAACCCCGCTCCCACCGCTGCTGAAGGTGCTCATCACGCTTCGGTTTTACGGCACTGGTGCCATGCAGACAGTGGTTGGCGACCTCGTACGCGTCTCACAGCAGTATGTGTCGCGTTGTGTCTGGGAGATCACCCAGATCATATGTTTGCGGCTGTTTCCCAAATATGTGTGA